The Myotis daubentonii chromosome 9, mMyoDau2.1, whole genome shotgun sequence genome has a segment encoding these proteins:
- the LOC132242137 gene encoding olfactory receptor 52A5-like, whose protein sequence is MFKLNGTVFMPSVLTLVGIPGLESVQAWIGIPFCAMYIVALFGNSLILVIIKSERSLHEPMYLFLAMLGATDIALSTCILPKMLGIFWFHLPKIHFDACLLQMWLIHTFQSIESGILLAMALDRYVAICDPLRHATIFTHQLLTQIGVGVTLRGALLVAPCLILIKCRLKYYWTTVVSHSYCEHMAIVKLAAEDTRINKIYGLFVAFSVLGFDIIFITISYIQIFITVFSLPQKEARLKAFNTCIAHICVFLEFYLLAFFSFFTHRFGFHIPPYIHILLSNLYLLVPPLLNPIVYGVKTKQIRDRASKIFHSKDAS, encoded by the coding sequence ATGTTCAAGCTCAATGGCACAGTCTTCATGCCCTCGGTGCTGACACTGGTGGGGATCCCTGGTCTGGAGTCTGTTCAGGCCTGGATTGGCATCCCTTTCTGTGCCATGTACATCGTTGCTCTGTTTGGGAATTCTCTGATCCTGGTCATCATCAAATCTGAGCGCAGCCTCCACGAGCCCATGTATCTCTTCCTGGCAATGCTTGGAGCCACAGACATTGCTCTCAGTACCTGCATCCTGCCAAAAATGCTAGGAATATTCTGGTTTCATCTGCCCAAGATACACTTTGATGCCTGTCTCTTGCAAATGTGGCTTATTCACACCTTCCAGTCCATTGAGTCAGGTATTCTGCTGGCCATGGCCCTGGACCGCTATGTGGCAATCTGTGATCCTCTGAGACATGCAACCATTTTTACCCACCAACTTCTCACTCAGATTGGGGTTGGGGTGACACTCAGAGGAGCCCTTCTTGTGGCTCCATGTCTCATCCTCATCAAATGCCGGTTGAAGTATTACTGGACCACTGTGGTCTCCCATTCATACTGTGAGCACATGGCCATCGTGAAATTGGCAGCAGAAGATACTAGAATCAACAAGATCTATGGTCTGTTTGTGGCTTTCAGTGTACTTGGCTTTGATATAATCTTCATCACAATATCCtacattcaaatatttataacCGTCTTCAGTCTGCCTCAGAAGGAAGCCAGGCTGAAAGCCTTTAACACTTGCATTGCTCACATTTGTGTCTTCCTTGAGTTTTATCTCctggctttcttttccttctttacacATAGGTTTGGCTTCCATATTCCACCTTATATTCATATTCTTCTGTCCAATCTTTACCTGCTTGTCCCACCATTGCTTAACCCTATTGTGTATGGTGTGAAGACCAAACAGATTCGAGATCGAGCATCCAAAATTTTCCACTCTAAGGATGCTTCctga